A portion of the Luxibacter massiliensis genome contains these proteins:
- a CDS encoding Stp1/IreP family PP2C-type Ser/Thr phosphatase yields the protein MRTFSMTDVGMVRQINQDYVYTTDNPLGPLPNLFVVADGMGGHQAGDYASKYTVEVLKRELKKSHEEDVEKALVAAIKTANREIIKKASQDSHLKGMGTTVVAATVVNQMMYFANVGDSRLYLINQGIIQLTKDHSLVEEMVRLGGIKPEEAKHHPDKNIITRAIGAKDSVDVDFYEHRLKKGDIILMCTDGLSNMVEDEELFHIVQGGRDIVEAAQSLVETAKENGGTDNIGIVLVEPFADEVSIC from the coding sequence ATGAGGACATTTTCCATGACCGACGTTGGTATGGTAAGACAAATAAATCAAGATTATGTCTATACGACAGATAATCCGTTAGGGCCTCTCCCAAATCTGTTTGTAGTAGCTGACGGCATGGGCGGACATCAGGCAGGCGATTATGCTTCAAAATATACGGTGGAAGTTTTAAAAAGAGAGTTGAAGAAGAGCCATGAGGAGGATGTGGAAAAGGCGCTTGTGGCTGCAATAAAAACAGCAAACCGGGAGATTATCAAAAAGGCATCCCAGGATTCCCACCTAAAGGGGATGGGAACCACAGTGGTGGCAGCTACGGTAGTCAACCAGATGATGTATTTTGCGAATGTAGGGGACAGCAGGCTGTATTTGATTAACCAGGGGATTATACAGCTGACAAAGGACCACTCCCTTGTGGAAGAGATGGTACGTCTGGGGGGGATTAAGCCGGAGGAGGCGAAGCATCACCCAGATAAGAACATTATTACAAGGGCCATTGGGGCAAAGGATAGTGTGGATGTAGATTTCTATGAGCACCGCCTGAAGAAGGGGGACATCATCTTGATGTGTACAGACGGACTCAGCAATATGGTGGAGGATGAAGAATTGTTCCATATTGTGCAGGGGGGCAGAGATATTGTGGAGGCTGCCCAATCCCTGGTAGAAACAGCGAAGGAGAACGGAGGTACGGATAATATAGGGATTGTACTGGTGGAGCCGTTCGCGGATGAGGTGAGTATATGTTAA
- the rlmN gene encoding 23S rRNA (adenine(2503)-C(2))-methyltransferase RlmN, which produces MKKDICAYTYEQLQKEMEEIGEKRFRAKQIYDWLHVKQAEDFCMMSNLPKGLRSKLDENYEILPVTLLRKQESRLDGTSKFLFQLYDQNVVESVLMRYKHGNSVCISSQVGCRMGCRFCASTIGGLVRNLSPSEMLGQVYQVQKLTDERVDNVVVMGTGEPLDNYDNFVRFVHLLTDEHGLHISQRNVTVSTCGIVPGILKLAGEQLQITLALSLHGATQDKRKQLMPVADRYEFGEVLSACDVYFKRTGRRITFEYSLVHGVNDTDEDARELADILRHRNCHLNLIPVNPIQERDFKRPSRKNAQNFKNKLEKSGINVTIRREMGADIDGACGQLRRRYVQTNKE; this is translated from the coding sequence ATGAAGAAGGATATTTGTGCATATACATATGAACAGCTGCAAAAAGAAATGGAGGAAATTGGGGAGAAGCGTTTCCGGGCCAAACAGATATATGATTGGCTGCATGTAAAGCAGGCGGAAGATTTTTGTATGATGAGCAATCTGCCCAAGGGACTTCGCAGTAAACTGGATGAAAATTATGAAATTCTTCCTGTTACGCTTCTCAGAAAGCAGGAATCTAGGTTGGATGGGACAAGTAAATTCCTTTTCCAGCTATATGACCAGAATGTGGTGGAGAGTGTCCTTATGCGCTATAAGCACGGAAATTCAGTCTGCATTTCCTCTCAGGTGGGGTGCAGGATGGGATGCCGTTTCTGTGCCTCCACAATTGGCGGGCTGGTTCGAAACCTTTCCCCTTCAGAAATGCTGGGGCAGGTATACCAGGTACAGAAACTTACGGATGAGCGGGTGGACAATGTCGTTGTTATGGGCACTGGGGAGCCTCTTGACAATTATGATAATTTTGTCAGATTTGTGCACCTTCTCACGGATGAACATGGCCTCCACATTAGCCAGAGGAACGTGACCGTTTCCACCTGTGGGATTGTGCCGGGGATTCTGAAACTGGCAGGGGAACAGCTCCAGATCACGCTGGCCCTATCCCTCCACGGCGCCACCCAGGATAAAAGAAAGCAGCTGATGCCAGTCGCAGATAGGTATGAGTTTGGGGAAGTCCTGTCTGCCTGTGATGTGTATTTTAAGCGCACAGGGAGGAGGATTACTTTTGAGTACAGCCTGGTACATGGAGTGAACGATACGGATGAGGATGCCAGAGAACTGGCAGATATCCTGAGGCACAGAAATTGTCATCTGAACCTGATACCTGTGAACCCAATACAGGAGCGTGATTTTAAACGGCCGAGCAGGAAAAATGCGCAGAATTTCAAAAATAAACTTGAAAAAAGCGGAATAAATGTTACTATAAGAAGGGAAATGGGTGCAGATATCGATGGTGCCTGTGGGCAGCTCAGACGACGTTATGTGCAGACAAACAAAGAATAA
- the fmt gene encoding methionyl-tRNA formyltransferase — translation MKIIFMGTPDFAVGTLEALADAGHEICLAVTQPDKPKGRGKEMQFTPVKEAAQKRGIPVYQPIKVRKPECVEELGKYEADVIVVVAFGQILPKEILEMAPYGCINVHASLLPKYRGAAPIQWSIIQGEKVTGVTTMQMDEGLDTGDMILKTEVPITAQETGESLHDKLAQAGALLCVKTLEALENKTAVFEKQGDSPTPYAKMLDKKMGNIDWSCPADAIERLVRGLNSWPGTYTYWGDKVLKIWEARACPQEQKIHPAEPGTVLAAEKDSLAVQTGEGILYIRQLQIPGKKRMETSSFLRGYHIETGTVFTGSLT, via the coding sequence ATGAAAATAATATTTATGGGAACACCGGATTTCGCCGTGGGAACTCTGGAGGCACTTGCTGACGCAGGCCATGAGATATGCTTGGCCGTGACGCAGCCGGACAAACCCAAAGGCAGAGGAAAGGAAATGCAGTTTACACCTGTGAAGGAAGCGGCACAAAAAAGGGGCATTCCAGTTTATCAGCCAATAAAGGTCAGAAAGCCGGAATGTGTGGAAGAACTGGGAAAATATGAAGCCGATGTGATTGTGGTGGTAGCGTTTGGCCAGATCCTGCCAAAAGAGATACTGGAAATGGCGCCTTATGGCTGTATCAATGTACATGCATCGCTGCTGCCTAAATATAGAGGGGCGGCGCCTATACAGTGGTCTATTATCCAGGGAGAGAAAGTTACAGGAGTAACTACAATGCAGATGGATGAAGGACTGGATACTGGGGATATGATTCTCAAGACAGAAGTTCCCATTACTGCCCAGGAAACTGGCGAAAGCCTCCACGATAAGCTGGCACAGGCCGGTGCGCTATTGTGTGTAAAAACTCTGGAAGCCTTGGAAAATAAAACGGCAGTATTCGAGAAGCAGGGAGACAGCCCTACACCTTATGCAAAGATGCTGGACAAGAAAATGGGAAACATAGACTGGAGCTGCCCGGCAGATGCGATAGAACGTCTGGTGAGGGGATTAAATTCCTGGCCCGGCACTTATACCTATTGGGGAGACAAGGTGCTGAAAATATGGGAAGCCAGGGCCTGCCCCCAGGAGCAAAAGATTCATCCGGCAGAGCCTGGCACTGTGCTGGCGGCCGAGAAGGACAGCCTTGCTGTACAGACAGGGGAGGGAATCCTTTACATCAGGCAGCTTCAGATACCAGGAAAGAAAAGAATGGAGACAAGTTCATTTTTGAGGGGATATCATATAGAGACAGGCACGGTATTTACCGGCAGTTTGACTTAA
- the pknB gene encoding Stk1 family PASTA domain-containing Ser/Thr kinase: MLKEGIFLGKRYEILSRVGSGGMADVYKGKDHKLNRYVAIKVLKSDFRSDEIFIQKFLSEAQAAAGLMHPNVVNVYDVGQDRGLYYMVMELVEGITLKEYIEKKGRLTAKETISISIQMVTGIQAAHNQHIVHRDIKPQNIIISKEGKVKVTDFGIARATTSTNTISASVMGSVHYTSPEQARGGIVDEKSDIYSAGITMYEMVTGHVPFDGDSTVSVAIKHLQEEIVSPAEEVPDIPYSLECIIMKCTKKNPESRYPDCQSLILDLKRSLVDPDGDFVNMPLPLYGGDPDETVLMNTEEMERIQEREYNSGGYGDELDEYDDYDDDEYGYDSDEYDSDDEYGHDGINGEVEPSTKKIMKILMIVAAVLIAFAVLFMVGKAAGFFKGGSGLSQTKTESQVSVPDLVGMTEEEAKAELDKKKLGYYVSGREASDKYEKGIIIRQETEANKKVDKNTQINVVVSTGVEEKTVQVPDVTGWSESEAQQALENSGLVVDSQAEYSDSVQEGSVISTDPGAGAEVKEGTKVKMIVSLGAEKAAVPDLVGKSAADADAALVAAGLVSGNVTEEYSDKYEAGIVISQSTKANNKVAKNTAVDYVVSKGQMAKVPNLTNKTMDDAIQALTDAGLNAGNITEEPNSSVMAGYVVSQSASPGSELEKGAYVDFVLSTGPEQTEAPAVPDDGQGGEGTGGTEVDGLEGY, from the coding sequence ATGTTAAAAGAAGGGATATTTTTAGGGAAACGGTATGAGATACTTAGCCGTGTCGGTTCAGGGGGGATGGCGGATGTCTATAAGGGGAAAGACCATAAGCTGAACCGGTATGTGGCAATCAAAGTACTAAAAAGTGATTTCCGCAGTGATGAGATATTTATCCAGAAATTTTTAAGTGAGGCCCAGGCAGCCGCCGGGCTGATGCACCCGAATGTGGTGAATGTGTATGATGTAGGCCAGGACCGGGGCCTCTATTATATGGTCATGGAGCTGGTTGAGGGCATTACATTAAAGGAATATATTGAAAAGAAGGGCAGGCTGACTGCAAAGGAGACCATCAGTATTTCCATACAGATGGTAACTGGCATTCAGGCGGCCCATAATCAGCATATTGTCCACCGTGATATTAAACCCCAGAATATTATTATTTCCAAAGAAGGGAAAGTAAAAGTAACAGATTTTGGCATTGCCAGGGCCACTACATCTACAAATACAATTAGCGCCAGTGTAATGGGGTCTGTGCACTATACATCTCCTGAGCAGGCCAGAGGCGGTATTGTAGATGAGAAGAGCGATATTTATTCAGCCGGCATAACAATGTATGAGATGGTAACAGGGCATGTTCCTTTTGATGGGGATTCTACAGTATCTGTTGCAATCAAGCACCTCCAGGAGGAGATTGTTTCCCCGGCAGAAGAAGTTCCGGATATCCCCTATAGCCTTGAATGTATCATCATGAAATGTACGAAAAAGAATCCGGAGTCCAGATATCCTGACTGCCAGTCTTTGATCCTGGATTTAAAGAGATCTCTTGTGGATCCAGACGGTGATTTTGTGAATATGCCCCTGCCCCTGTATGGCGGCGATCCGGATGAGACTGTGCTGATGAATACTGAGGAGATGGAGCGTATTCAGGAGCGGGAATATAATTCCGGGGGATACGGTGATGAGCTGGATGAGTACGATGACTATGACGATGATGAGTATGGCTATGACAGCGATGAATACGACAGTGACGATGAGTACGGCCATGACGGCATAAATGGAGAAGTGGAACCCAGCACGAAAAAAATTATGAAAATACTCATGATTGTGGCTGCGGTGCTGATCGCCTTTGCTGTCCTTTTTATGGTGGGCAAGGCGGCCGGATTTTTTAAAGGCGGATCTGGGTTAAGCCAGACAAAGACAGAGAGTCAAGTAAGCGTGCCAGATCTGGTAGGCATGACCGAGGAGGAAGCGAAGGCGGAACTGGATAAAAAGAAATTGGGTTATTATGTTTCTGGCCGGGAAGCGTCAGATAAATATGAAAAGGGCATCATTATCCGGCAGGAGACTGAAGCTAATAAAAAAGTGGACAAAAACACACAGATTAATGTGGTAGTCAGCACAGGCGTGGAAGAAAAGACTGTCCAGGTTCCCGATGTGACTGGATGGAGTGAATCGGAGGCACAGCAGGCTTTGGAGAACAGTGGACTGGTGGTGGATTCCCAGGCCGAGTACAGCGACAGTGTGCAGGAAGGGTCCGTTATCTCAACCGACCCAGGAGCCGGGGCAGAGGTAAAAGAGGGTACAAAGGTGAAAATGATTGTCAGCTTGGGAGCTGAAAAAGCAGCTGTTCCGGATCTGGTTGGGAAGAGCGCCGCTGACGCCGATGCCGCCCTCGTGGCTGCCGGGTTGGTAAGTGGAAACGTAACAGAGGAATATAGTGATAAATACGAAGCAGGCATTGTCATATCCCAAAGTACGAAGGCCAATAATAAAGTGGCTAAAAATACAGCGGTAGATTATGTGGTAAGTAAGGGGCAGATGGCAAAGGTGCCAAACCTGACTAATAAGACTATGGATGATGCAATCCAGGCTTTGACAGATGCAGGACTAAATGCAGGGAATATTACGGAAGAGCCAAACAGCAGTGTTATGGCCGGCTATGTTGTATCACAGTCTGCTTCTCCCGGAAGCGAGCTGGAGAAAGGCGCATATGTGGATTTTGTGTTAAGCACAGGGCCGGAACAGACGGAGGCCCCTGCCGTACCGGATGACGGACAGGGCGGCGAGGGAACCGGCGGCACAGAGGTAGACGGACTGGAAGGCTATTAA
- the def gene encoding peptide deformylase, with the protein MAIREIREIGDEILTKKCKKVTEVTPRTTMLIDDMLDTMYEMHGVGLAAPQVGVLKNIVVIDVGEGPIVLINPEIIETDGEQTGEEGCLSVPGKWGIVTRPAYVKVRALNEDMEEFEAEGEGLLARAFCHEIDHLYGDLYVDKTEDGLHDVTAEEEEE; encoded by the coding sequence ATGGCAATCAGAGAAATCAGGGAGATTGGAGACGAGATTTTAACAAAGAAGTGTAAAAAGGTTACGGAGGTGACGCCGCGGACCACAATGCTTATAGATGACATGCTGGATACAATGTATGAAATGCACGGTGTGGGACTGGCAGCCCCCCAGGTGGGAGTGCTCAAAAATATTGTTGTTATAGATGTGGGAGAAGGCCCTATCGTGCTGATCAACCCGGAGATTATTGAGACAGACGGGGAGCAGACAGGAGAAGAGGGGTGCTTAAGTGTCCCAGGAAAATGGGGGATTGTTACAAGGCCAGCTTATGTGAAAGTACGTGCGCTGAATGAAGATATGGAGGAGTTTGAAGCAGAAGGCGAGGGACTGCTGGCCAGGGCATTCTGCCATGAGATTGACCATCTGTATGGGGATTTATATGTGGATAAGACAGAAGATGGACTTCATGATGTGACTGCTGAGGAGGAAGAGGAGTAA
- the rsgA gene encoding ribosome small subunit-dependent GTPase A produces MQGKIIKGIAGFYYVHVVESGVYECKAKGVFRRDKIKPLVGDDVRIEILDETEKAGNIVDILPRKNELVRPAVANIDQALVVFAVADPKPHLNLLDRFLIMMESRDIPVVLCFNKKDAAGDEDVSRLEEIYRPCVSQILFTSALTGEHIDTLGEALSHRTTAIAGPSGVGKSSLINLLQSEVQMETGAISRKIARGKHTTRHSELIAVDEVSYIMDTPGFSSLYVGEIEKNELKYYFREFTEYEGKCKFSGCDHIHEPGCAVKEAVEQGAIHKARYGHYLEIYRELQEKKRY; encoded by the coding sequence ATGCAGGGAAAGATAATAAAAGGAATTGCCGGATTCTACTACGTACATGTAGTAGAATCCGGTGTTTATGAGTGTAAGGCCAAGGGTGTGTTCCGCAGGGATAAGATCAAGCCTCTTGTGGGGGATGATGTCAGGATAGAAATTTTGGACGAGACAGAAAAAGCAGGGAACATTGTAGATATCCTTCCCAGGAAAAATGAATTAGTGCGGCCTGCCGTTGCCAATATCGACCAGGCCCTTGTGGTGTTTGCAGTTGCAGACCCAAAACCTCACCTGAACCTGCTGGACCGTTTTCTAATCATGATGGAAAGCCGTGATATCCCTGTAGTACTATGCTTTAATAAAAAGGATGCTGCAGGGGATGAGGACGTAAGCCGGCTTGAAGAGATTTACAGGCCTTGTGTATCCCAAATTTTATTTACCAGCGCACTTACAGGAGAACATATAGATACGCTGGGGGAGGCCCTGTCCCACAGGACAACTGCTATCGCAGGCCCCTCTGGGGTGGGGAAGTCCTCCTTGATTAATCTTCTGCAGTCAGAGGTTCAGATGGAGACAGGCGCCATAAGCCGGAAAATTGCCCGGGGAAAGCATACTACAAGACATTCGGAGCTGATTGCGGTTGATGAAGTTTCCTATATCATGGACACGCCTGGGTTTAGCTCCCTGTATGTGGGTGAAATTGAGAAGAATGAACTAAAATATTACTTTAGGGAATTTACTGAATATGAGGGGAAGTGTAAATTCAGTGGATGTGACCATATACATGAGCCAGGATGTGCCGTAAAAGAGGCAGTAGAACAAGGCGCTATCCATAAGGCAAGATATGGGCACTATCTGGAAATATATCGGGAATTACAGGAAAAGAAGAGGTATTGA
- the rsmB gene encoding 16S rRNA (cytosine(967)-C(5))-methyltransferase RsmB — protein MTKPLSEREIVLGILLEVTEQDIYSHIVLGNVLNKYQYLDKKERAFITRVTEGTLEHMVEIDYILDQFSRVKVKKMKPVIRNILRSAVYQLKYMDTVPDSAVCNESVKLAAKKGFGTLKGFVNGVLRNTARHLGEVAYPRDPLQELSVRYSMPEWILRHWLAAYDRGTVEAMLKEFQKEKPVTIRCNVSMIQPKELKERLEGEGATVQEHPYLPYGFYISGYDHLGELSCFQEGLFTVQDISSMLVGEIASPKKGDYIIDVCAAPGGKALHLADKLEGTGYVEARDLSAYKVALIEDNLSRMNMKNVAALTWDACVLDEASVGKADIVIADLPCSGLGVLGKKTDLKYRMTEAQAGKLAILQQKILDVVWRYVKPGGMLIYSTCTVHAPENQENVRWFLESHPHFCLADIGKKLYGALKEEAEVNGYIQLLPGIHESDGFFIAGFRRKTCP, from the coding sequence ATGACAAAACCATTGAGTGAGCGGGAGATTGTACTGGGAATATTGCTGGAAGTGACTGAACAAGATATCTATAGCCATATAGTCCTGGGGAATGTACTGAACAAATACCAATACCTAGATAAGAAAGAGCGGGCTTTTATTACGAGAGTGACGGAAGGTACTCTGGAACATATGGTAGAGATAGACTATATCCTTGATCAGTTTTCCCGGGTAAAGGTAAAGAAAATGAAACCGGTGATCAGGAACATTCTCAGAAGTGCAGTTTACCAGCTCAAATATATGGATACCGTACCTGACAGTGCAGTCTGTAATGAGTCGGTAAAATTGGCTGCAAAGAAAGGCTTTGGTACGCTGAAAGGTTTTGTGAACGGTGTGCTGAGGAATACCGCAAGGCATTTGGGGGAAGTGGCATATCCAAGGGATCCGCTGCAGGAATTGTCCGTCAGATATTCTATGCCGGAGTGGATACTAAGGCACTGGCTGGCCGCCTATGACCGGGGGACAGTTGAGGCAATGCTGAAGGAATTCCAGAAAGAGAAGCCTGTGACAATCCGGTGTAATGTCAGCATGATACAGCCGAAAGAGCTTAAGGAAAGGCTTGAGGGAGAGGGCGCCACCGTTCAGGAACACCCGTATCTCCCCTATGGGTTTTATATTTCAGGCTACGACCACCTGGGGGAATTGAGTTGTTTCCAGGAGGGACTGTTTACCGTCCAGGACATCAGCTCTATGCTGGTGGGCGAAATTGCCTCCCCAAAAAAGGGGGACTATATTATTGATGTATGTGCGGCGCCTGGAGGAAAGGCCCTTCACCTGGCTGACAAATTGGAGGGCACTGGATATGTGGAGGCCAGGGATTTAAGTGCATATAAAGTGGCGTTGATTGAGGATAATCTGTCCCGCATGAACATGAAAAATGTGGCTGCCCTGACATGGGATGCATGTGTTTTAGATGAGGCCTCTGTGGGGAAAGCAGATATTGTAATAGCAGACCTGCCCTGCTCAGGATTGGGGGTGCTTGGTAAGAAAACGGATTTAAAATACCGCATGACAGAGGCGCAGGCAGGCAAGCTGGCCATCCTCCAACAAAAGATTTTGGATGTGGTTTGGCGTTATGTAAAGCCAGGGGGGATGTTAATCTATAGTACCTGCACTGTCCATGCCCCGGAGAACCAGGAAAATGTCCGTTGGTTCCTGGAGTCCCATCCCCATTTCTGTTTGGCCGATATAGGGAAGAAGCTGTATGGGGCCCTTAAAGAAGAGGCAGAAGTGAACGGATATATTCAGCTGCTGCCAGGAATCCATGAGAGTGACGGGTTCTTTATAGCAGGATTTAGACGTAAAACCTGTCCATAG
- a CDS encoding zinc metallopeptidase: MFYYYYDPTYLLVLIGALICILASARVNSVFRRYSQVRSHAGMTGREAAEKILRANGIYDVRVQHISGNLTDHYDPRNKTLSLSDATYQSASVAAIGVAAHECGHAVQHHVGYAPLKIRGALVPVANFGSMAAWPLIIIGLLINSNGAMILINLGILLFSAAVLFQIVTLPVEFNASSRAVQVLENTGMLYPEEIQATKKVLGAAALTYVASAASMILQLLRLLLISGRRNRD; encoded by the coding sequence ATGTTTTATTATTACTATGACCCAACGTACCTGCTGGTTTTGATCGGCGCCCTAATCTGTATATTGGCTTCGGCCAGAGTAAACAGCGTATTTAGACGGTATTCCCAGGTACGCAGCCATGCAGGCATGACAGGGCGTGAGGCGGCGGAAAAGATCCTGCGGGCCAATGGGATATATGATGTACGGGTACAGCATATATCTGGGAACCTGACAGACCACTACGACCCGCGCAATAAGACCCTGAGCCTCTCGGATGCTACGTACCAGTCTGCTTCTGTGGCGGCAATCGGAGTGGCGGCCCACGAGTGCGGGCACGCAGTCCAGCATCATGTGGGGTATGCACCGCTGAAAATCAGGGGAGCTCTTGTGCCAGTCGCAAACTTTGGCTCTATGGCAGCCTGGCCACTGATTATCATTGGCCTGCTTATCAATAGTAATGGGGCCATGATTCTTATAAATCTGGGAATCCTTCTGTTTTCGGCAGCTGTACTGTTCCAGATCGTCACGCTTCCGGTGGAGTTTAATGCGTCCAGCCGGGCGGTGCAGGTTCTGGAGAATACAGGGATGCTTTACCCGGAGGAAATACAGGCCACAAAAAAGGTGCTGGGCGCCGCGGCGTTGACCTATGTGGCCAGCGCTGCGTCCATGATTCTTCAGCTTCTGCGGCTTCTGCTTATAAGCGGGCGCAGAAACCGTGATTAA
- a CDS encoding thiamine diphosphokinase gives MNRRTVIVSGGLLEEDFAVSILKDEKTEFIIGVDKGLEFLYKHRILPDYIVGDFDSAPKEVVTYYREETRVPVREFNPVKDASDTEIALRLCLDLHRRDILILGGTGTRLDHVWANIQSLKIALDAGADARLLDKHNQIRLLDHDTVLKKEEAWGPYFSVFPLGSSVEGFCIRGAKYPLNHHLLTPYDSLCVSNEIEGEEAVISFPYGVVILMETRD, from the coding sequence ATGAATAGACGTACAGTGATTGTCAGCGGCGGCCTCCTCGAGGAGGACTTTGCTGTCAGTATATTAAAAGATGAAAAAACAGAGTTTATCATTGGGGTGGATAAAGGACTGGAATTCCTCTACAAGCACAGGATACTTCCTGATTATATTGTAGGGGATTTTGACAGTGCGCCCAAAGAGGTAGTCACATATTACAGAGAAGAGACGCGGGTGCCCGTCAGGGAATTTAACCCCGTCAAGGACGCATCGGACACCGAAATTGCCCTCAGGCTTTGTCTGGATCTGCACAGGAGGGATATTCTGATTCTGGGGGGGACGGGGACAAGGCTGGACCATGTGTGGGCCAATATACAGAGCCTTAAGATTGCGCTGGACGCAGGCGCCGATGCAAGACTCTTGGACAAGCATAATCAGATACGGCTTTTAGACCATGATACAGTACTGAAAAAAGAGGAGGCATGGGGCCCTTATTTTTCTGTGTTCCCCCTTGGAAGTTCTGTGGAGGGTTTTTGCATCAGAGGGGCAAAATACCCTTTGAACCACCATCTGCTGACACCCTATGACAGCCTCTGTGTGAGTAACGAGATAGAGGGGGAGGAGGCCGTGATCTCTTTCCCATATGGGGTAGTCATATTGATGGAGACAAGGGACTGA
- the rpe gene encoding ribulose-phosphate 3-epimerase, with amino-acid sequence MKKILAPSILSADFKVLGEQIRMTADKGAKYLHFDVMDGMFVPSISFGMPVLKSIRGGTSQVMDVHLMVMDPIRYVDAFHEAGADILTVHLEACQDMQAVLDKIHASGMKAGVSVKPGTAIESLSPILEQADMFLIMCVEPGFGGQAFIPESLDRIKNLRAMLDEKGLKTDIEVDGGIYLTNVREVIDAGANIIVAGSAVFNGSISKNVTGFMEIFKEYE; translated from the coding sequence ATGAAGAAGATATTAGCGCCATCTATATTATCAGCAGATTTTAAGGTATTAGGAGAGCAGATCCGCATGACCGCAGACAAGGGGGCAAAATACCTGCATTTTGATGTGATGGACGGAATGTTTGTGCCCAGTATTTCTTTTGGGATGCCTGTCCTTAAGTCTATACGAGGGGGCACCTCCCAGGTAATGGATGTGCATCTCATGGTCATGGATCCCATCCGCTATGTGGATGCATTTCATGAGGCTGGGGCGGATATACTTACTGTCCATCTGGAGGCCTGCCAGGATATGCAGGCAGTCTTGGACAAGATCCATGCCTCTGGCATGAAAGCAGGTGTTTCCGTAAAGCCGGGTACTGCTATAGAATCTCTTTCTCCGATCCTGGAGCAGGCGGACATGTTCTTGATAATGTGCGTGGAGCCAGGTTTTGGGGGACAGGCATTTATACCAGAGTCATTGGACAGAATTAAAAACCTTAGGGCCATGCTGGATGAAAAAGGGTTAAAAACCGATATTGAGGTGGATGGCGGGATATACCTGACAAATGTGCGGGAAGTGATTGACGCAGGCGCAAATATTATTGTTGCAGGCTCTGCTGTCTTTAACGGAAGCATTTCTAAAAATGTTACAGGCTTTATGGAGATTTTCAAAGAATATGAATAG